One genomic segment of Sanyastnella coralliicola includes these proteins:
- a CDS encoding RNA-directed DNA polymerase: protein MRNLKDTSLEWALKHVRKFYDSDFYPRLFEFDAIQHNWIKVKEELLKIDLDNYAPQTPFICLAPKKNDTFRVVHQLDPVDTLIYTALLHEFAEKIETYRIPNDKNIACSYRISPDIHGSFFGADLDGYTRFKSRSLGLAKENSSGFVLVCDITDFYNQIYLHRVTNVLEEAGITSPKVLEDFLSGLNTNISRGVPVGPAPSILVAEAIMGDVDKKIMSHTSRFTRYVDDMHIFFDSIEQAKFFLHELTKYLYSNHRLVLSSDKTFIVDSPKFIETYFEDEEKIEQKAIHEKLAESADHDFYYYTEPEIPDFEDLESPEKFTIRSEAYNEVFQRALEFDVIDLGIMRHLLRKAGKYKVRSLLPLIFENFRTILPIIRELVVYFERVLNEKSVKKYQAEFQEILDDEYVQLPFVNIWIYTLLQNPVFNFIELKIDYSRILRVREQALIALRLNDRTWIKDHKDGLDVLGPWDKRAILHSAVILSSDELKHWAGLVSSRGNILDKAVAAYVIAEKKK from the coding sequence ATGAGAAACTTGAAGGACACATCACTAGAATGGGCATTGAAGCACGTCAGAAAGTTTTACGACTCTGATTTTTATCCGCGGCTATTCGAATTTGATGCTATCCAACACAACTGGATAAAAGTAAAGGAAGAATTGCTTAAAATCGACTTAGATAATTATGCTCCCCAAACGCCATTTATTTGTCTCGCCCCGAAGAAGAATGACACCTTTCGTGTTGTCCATCAGCTTGATCCAGTAGACACATTAATCTACACAGCTTTGTTACATGAGTTTGCGGAAAAAATTGAAACATACCGTATACCAAATGATAAAAACATTGCCTGTTCATACAGAATAAGTCCAGACATACACGGTTCCTTCTTTGGAGCTGATTTGGACGGCTATACTAGGTTTAAGTCTCGCTCTCTTGGCCTAGCCAAGGAGAACAGTTCTGGCTTTGTTTTGGTTTGTGACATCACCGATTTCTATAATCAAATATATCTTCATCGAGTTACTAACGTCTTGGAAGAAGCTGGTATTACATCACCAAAAGTATTAGAGGATTTTCTTTCCGGTTTAAACACAAATATTTCTAGAGGAGTACCTGTAGGTCCAGCACCGAGTATTCTCGTTGCAGAAGCAATTATGGGAGACGTCGACAAAAAAATTATGTCTCACACTTCTCGTTTCACGAGATATGTGGACGACATGCATATTTTTTTCGATTCCATTGAACAAGCCAAGTTTTTTCTTCATGAGCTGACTAAATATCTGTACTCGAACCACAGGTTAGTTCTTTCGAGTGACAAGACATTTATTGTCGATAGTCCAAAATTCATTGAAACATATTTTGAAGATGAAGAAAAAATAGAACAGAAAGCTATTCATGAGAAATTAGCCGAATCTGCCGACCACGACTTTTATTATTATACGGAACCCGAGATACCTGATTTCGAAGATCTTGAATCACCAGAAAAGTTTACCATTCGGTCTGAAGCATACAATGAAGTGTTTCAGAGAGCTCTCGAATTCGATGTTATTGACTTGGGAATAATGAGACACTTGTTGCGAAAAGCGGGAAAATATAAAGTAAGAAGCCTACTGCCTCTAATTTTTGAAAACTTTAGAACGATACTTCCAATTATTCGTGAATTAGTAGTCTACTTCGAAAGAGTACTTAATGAAAAGTCTGTGAAAAAATATCAAGCAGAATTCCAGGAAATATTGGATGATGAGTACGTTCAACTGCCATTTGTAAACATATGGATATATACTCTTTTACAAAATCCTGTTTTCAACTTCATCGAATTAAAAATTGATTATTCGAGAATATTGCGAGTGAGAGAACAAGCTCTTATCGCTCTTAGATTAAATGATCGAACATGGATAAAAGACCATAAAGACGGTTTAGATGTTCTTGGCCCTTGGGACAAAAGAGCCATTCTTCATTCTGCAGTGATTTTATCAAGTGATGAATTGAAACATTGGGCTGGTCTTGTTTCGTCTAGAGGAAATATTTTAGACAAGGCAGTTGCAGCATATGTTATTGCCGAAAAAAAGAAATAA
- a CDS encoding adenylate/guanylate cyclase domain-containing protein: MKSNYQLYSFEKSRERIDDILSTSDGSFEEVEKIPSRDKLTFTNGFYVTKTSALFIDIRDSSQLPDKYKRPTLARIYRSYISECVAVINGNDDCAEINIHGDSVWGVFDSEYKNQIDGVFSTAAQLSSIIDTLNCKYKKKRIEPLTVGIGMDFGRVLMIKAGYNGSGLNEVVWMGQVVNGASKLCSYGNKTWNDKEMMVSDVFYQNLSDNHKKLLSWNSRRSCWNGNVVDSVMNDWNNENCK, from the coding sequence ATGAAAAGCAACTACCAATTATACTCTTTTGAAAAGAGCAGAGAAAGGATTGATGACATTCTCAGCACAAGTGACGGTTCTTTTGAAGAAGTTGAGAAAATTCCATCCCGTGATAAACTCACATTTACCAATGGATTTTACGTAACTAAGACTTCAGCATTATTCATTGATATACGTGACTCTAGTCAGCTACCAGACAAGTACAAGCGACCAACTTTAGCCAGAATCTATAGATCCTACATATCAGAATGTGTTGCGGTTATTAATGGCAATGATGATTGTGCTGAAATCAATATACATGGAGATAGCGTTTGGGGTGTTTTTGACTCAGAATATAAAAATCAAATTGATGGGGTATTTTCAACTGCAGCTCAACTTTCTTCAATAATCGATACTCTGAATTGTAAGTATAAAAAGAAAAGAATTGAACCCTTGACTGTAGGAATAGGTATGGACTTTGGTCGTGTATTAATGATTAAAGCAGGGTACAATGGAAGTGGATTAAATGAAGTTGTGTGGATGGGGCAAGTAGTAAATGGAGCTAGCAAACTTTGTTCATACGGTAACAAAACCTGGAATGATAAAGAGATGATGGTTTCAGATGTATTCTATCAAAACTTGAGTGATAACCACAAGAAACTACTTAGTTGGAATAGTAGAAGAAGTTGTTGGAATGGAAATGTAGTAGACAGTGTAATGAACGATTGGAACAATGAAAACTGCAAATAA
- a CDS encoding Pycsar system effector family protein, protein MEEQYWNILSKTTDWIKFSDTKAVVVLTVYGILITVVYSNSLAVYEFISESWFFILLTVPAVLLSVLSIVYCFKAINPRLKNDNPNSLIYFGHIQEKFSNSKDYHEELSKALNATNKFEQHLSEQIHTNSKIAWSKFKNISIAIRLFVATLGVLILELITYFLTR, encoded by the coding sequence ATGGAAGAACAATATTGGAACATATTAAGCAAGACAACGGATTGGATAAAGTTTTCTGACACCAAAGCAGTAGTTGTTTTGACCGTCTACGGCATTTTAATAACGGTCGTTTATTCGAATTCCCTGGCCGTGTATGAATTTATTTCAGAGTCTTGGTTTTTCATTCTATTGACTGTACCTGCAGTTCTTCTTAGCGTTCTGTCCATTGTTTATTGCTTCAAAGCCATAAACCCAAGATTGAAAAATGATAATCCGAATTCATTAATCTATTTCGGGCACATTCAAGAAAAATTTTCTAATTCTAAAGATTATCATGAAGAATTATCTAAAGCCTTAAACGCAACGAATAAGTTTGAACAACACCTCTCAGAACAAATACATACTAACTCAAAAATTGCATGGTCGAAATTCAAGAACATATCAATTGCAATTAGGCTTTTTGTAGCAACATTGGGAGTTCTAATACTTGAACTTATCACCTACTTCCTCACTCGATGA
- a CDS encoding gliding motility-associated C-terminal domain-containing protein, translating to MNYRLIHRLLIKGVGLWCALLFAHLGLAAPEFVKNDGQWDEHIRYRTELPGATLWMEDNALTYLLLGHSWTSFGHPIEGLEDDYSAHAYRMRFLGASIPTISGKDPYPQSYNYFRGSDESRWKQGVKAFERIKYTDLYQNIDLLIYSKGSNLKYDVNVRPGGEVSDVKFGYEGVDALELVYGQLRIETSVRTIVEMRPYAYQLIDGKLIEVECEFVIDGNEVSFDVGEYNPYYALVIDPEITFASYIGSTASNFGFTATDDPDGNLIAGACIFGAGYPTTIGAIQDSWDIITNGYCDVGISKFSADGSQLMYSTYLGGDGLEMPHSIIADDDGNFVVMGTTGSLNFPTSGGAYQPTLNGGPPFPFSTFFVNATHQNGCDFFVTKFNGDDSGLLASTYIGGNDTDGLNVADKLFYNYGDSFRGEVIIDASGSVVVASTTYSNDFPMGAPSPLMSNPGMQDGIVFRLNEDLTALQWASYIGGAADDAAYSVQQDSNGGLIVTGGTKSSFIDQWGTPSVDDTYNGDVDAFVVRFSPDGGNVEAATYLGTTAYEQAYFVQLDADDNIYLIGQNEGDLEIIGGVYGNPGSGQFIVKYDYNLSAIQWQTTIGTGSGAIDISPTAFLVSDCDQIYFSGWGGMTNALNSDYANQSTTIGLPITANAQQADTDGSDFYLAVLTANAEDLMYATFFGGGTSREHVDGGTSKFDKDGSVYQAVCAGCGGNDDFPTTPNAWSNDNASVNCNLGVFKFDLGRIEAQIDIDGPAEVCEGSIAEFVNNTSGGDSYEWFFGDDNSSTQFEPDHIYEANGTFEITLIVSDSGDCLESDTAYLQIEVLPGVNPTLEEIDPICEGDSVQLFVNGSDNVYWLDDPTLSDTSIPNPWATPDAPTTYYAVDFNDCEADTIGVVVDWIQVVTGISDDVTICVGQSTTLTAEGGVDYVWTPITGLGSPLNAETTASPEETITYTVEITTADGCLAEESVTVNVDQDFPGGNVYDPVAVCNGQYTTLEAVDGISWSWEPAEYCDNPNSQTPIVTVPDTTLFTVEVTNACGTGEDQVWVNVIIPNVEAGNDGSVCFGEWYPVSAWGAETYQWQPAYLVANDEAEQTFVRPVDDQVFTVYGTDEYGCVASAEVFVDVLPLPYVNAGPDRVLEYLESDYLFGTVDDTEFWWEPELYMDCPDCLTPIITPPESLWYVLHTIDANGCIGKDSVFVDVFSPIYVPNTFTPDNDGINDIFLPVGANIRGFRMEIYNRWGELIFETEDPEEGWNGSVRGGEHYVQIDTYVWIVYHDTKEGREKLVGHVNVIR from the coding sequence ATGAACTACCGTCTTATCCATCGGCTCCTGATCAAAGGAGTGGGCCTTTGGTGTGCGCTGCTGTTTGCACACCTAGGACTTGCTGCGCCGGAGTTTGTGAAGAACGACGGACAATGGGATGAACACATCAGGTACCGCACCGAATTACCGGGTGCGACCTTGTGGATGGAAGACAATGCGCTCACCTATCTGTTGCTAGGTCATTCCTGGACCAGTTTTGGCCATCCAATTGAAGGTTTAGAAGACGACTATTCGGCACATGCCTACCGCATGCGATTCTTGGGAGCTTCGATTCCCACGATTAGTGGAAAAGACCCTTACCCACAGTCATATAACTATTTCCGCGGTAGCGATGAAAGCCGCTGGAAACAAGGGGTGAAGGCCTTCGAGAGAATCAAATACACAGACCTGTATCAGAACATTGACCTGCTGATTTATAGCAAAGGGAGCAACCTCAAGTACGATGTCAATGTGCGACCGGGGGGAGAAGTTTCAGATGTGAAATTCGGATACGAAGGTGTGGATGCCTTGGAACTTGTTTACGGTCAGTTGAGAATTGAGACTTCGGTTCGAACCATTGTGGAGATGCGGCCATATGCCTATCAATTGATTGATGGGAAGCTCATTGAAGTTGAATGCGAATTTGTGATTGACGGAAATGAGGTAAGTTTTGATGTGGGTGAATACAATCCCTACTACGCGCTAGTCATTGATCCTGAGATCACGTTCGCCTCTTACATCGGATCGACAGCTTCGAATTTTGGTTTCACAGCAACAGATGACCCGGATGGAAATTTGATCGCAGGAGCCTGCATTTTTGGCGCCGGCTATCCAACAACCATTGGAGCGATTCAGGATTCTTGGGATATTATTACCAACGGCTATTGCGATGTGGGTATTTCGAAGTTTTCTGCCGACGGTTCACAGCTGATGTACAGCACCTATCTCGGGGGTGATGGCTTAGAAATGCCGCACAGTATCATTGCAGATGACGATGGTAATTTTGTGGTGATGGGAACCACGGGAAGCCTCAATTTCCCGACTTCAGGAGGGGCTTATCAGCCAACACTCAATGGAGGACCGCCCTTCCCGTTCAGTACTTTCTTCGTGAATGCGACGCACCAAAACGGATGTGATTTCTTCGTCACGAAATTCAATGGTGACGACAGCGGTTTACTAGCATCGACTTACATCGGAGGTAATGATACCGACGGCTTAAATGTCGCAGACAAACTCTTCTATAACTACGGAGATTCATTCCGTGGTGAAGTCATCATTGATGCGTCCGGAAGTGTCGTTGTTGCTTCTACCACTTACAGTAACGATTTCCCGATGGGCGCTCCATCCCCATTGATGTCGAACCCTGGAATGCAGGATGGAATTGTCTTTCGACTGAATGAAGACTTGACCGCTTTGCAATGGGCTTCATATATCGGAGGTGCAGCAGATGATGCGGCGTACAGTGTGCAGCAAGACAGCAACGGCGGGTTGATTGTGACCGGCGGAACCAAGAGTTCATTCATTGATCAATGGGGCACGCCCTCTGTAGATGACACTTACAATGGAGATGTAGATGCTTTTGTAGTGAGGTTTAGTCCGGATGGGGGCAATGTTGAAGCCGCAACTTACCTAGGAACGACAGCCTACGAACAAGCCTATTTCGTTCAGTTAGATGCCGATGATAATATCTATCTCATTGGGCAAAACGAAGGTGATCTAGAGATTATTGGAGGCGTGTATGGGAACCCTGGAAGTGGGCAATTCATTGTGAAATACGACTACAACCTGTCTGCTATTCAATGGCAAACGACCATCGGAACCGGTAGTGGAGCCATTGATATTAGTCCGACAGCGTTCTTGGTCAGCGACTGTGATCAGATCTATTTTTCTGGTTGGGGCGGAATGACCAATGCGCTCAATTCTGACTATGCCAATCAAAGCACGACCATTGGTTTGCCCATCACTGCGAATGCGCAACAAGCAGATACCGATGGTAGTGATTTCTACCTGGCTGTTCTTACCGCTAACGCGGAAGACTTGATGTACGCGACCTTCTTCGGAGGAGGAACAAGTCGAGAACACGTAGATGGAGGGACATCCAAATTCGACAAGGATGGTTCGGTCTATCAAGCCGTATGTGCGGGTTGTGGAGGGAACGACGATTTTCCCACTACTCCTAACGCTTGGAGTAATGACAACGCCAGCGTCAATTGTAACCTGGGTGTCTTTAAATTCGACCTTGGGCGCATTGAGGCCCAAATTGACATTGATGGGCCAGCCGAAGTGTGTGAGGGAAGCATCGCTGAGTTCGTAAATAACACTTCGGGAGGCGATAGCTACGAGTGGTTCTTTGGAGACGATAATAGCAGCACACAGTTCGAGCCCGACCATATCTATGAAGCGAACGGCACCTTCGAAATCACGCTGATTGTTAGTGACTCGGGTGACTGCTTAGAGTCTGACACCGCCTACCTTCAGATCGAAGTATTACCTGGAGTCAACCCGACCTTAGAAGAAATTGATCCGATTTGTGAAGGCGATAGTGTTCAGCTCTTCGTCAATGGAAGTGATAATGTCTATTGGCTAGATGATCCGACCTTGAGCGATACTTCTATCCCCAATCCATGGGCAACGCCAGACGCACCAACGACTTACTACGCCGTTGATTTTAACGATTGTGAAGCCGACACCATCGGAGTGGTGGTAGATTGGATTCAGGTGGTGACAGGTATCTCAGATGATGTCACGATTTGTGTTGGACAATCGACAACACTCACCGCAGAAGGGGGTGTTGATTATGTATGGACCCCAATTACGGGATTGGGAAGTCCGTTGAATGCTGAAACTACCGCCTCCCCTGAAGAAACCATCACGTACACCGTTGAGATTACCACGGCTGATGGATGCTTGGCAGAAGAGTCCGTAACCGTCAATGTAGACCAGGATTTCCCAGGTGGAAATGTCTATGATCCGGTAGCGGTTTGTAATGGTCAGTACACCACACTGGAAGCTGTAGACGGCATTAGTTGGAGTTGGGAACCGGCGGAATATTGTGATAACCCGAATTCTCAGACTCCGATTGTCACCGTTCCAGACACGACTCTTTTCACCGTTGAAGTGACCAATGCCTGTGGCACAGGTGAAGATCAAGTTTGGGTGAATGTCATCATCCCCAACGTTGAAGCAGGGAATGACGGTTCAGTGTGTTTTGGCGAGTGGTACCCCGTTTCCGCTTGGGGTGCTGAGACCTACCAATGGCAACCTGCCTATTTGGTTGCGAATGATGAAGCTGAACAGACCTTTGTTCGTCCGGTGGATGATCAAGTCTTCACCGTCTATGGTACAGATGAGTATGGTTGTGTCGCTAGCGCGGAAGTGTTTGTAGACGTTCTTCCATTGCCCTACGTAAATGCAGGTCCAGATCGTGTGCTGGAGTATCTCGAATCCGACTACCTCTTCGGAACCGTCGACGATACCGAATTCTGGTGGGAACCAGAGCTCTACATGGACTGTCCAGATTGCCTTACGCCGATCATCACCCCACCTGAGAGTTTATGGTACGTGCTGCACACCATTGATGCCAACGGATGTATCGGTAAAGACAGCGTATTCGTTGATGTATTCAGTCCGATTTATGTTCCAAACACCTTCACTCCAGATAACGACGGCATCAACGACATCTTCCTCCCAGTAGGAGCCAACATCCGCGGCTTCCGCATGGAAATTTACAATCGTTGGGGTGAGCTAATCTTCGAAACAGAAGACCCAGAAGAAGGGTGGAACGGCTCAGTCAGAGGTGGCGAACATTACGTCCAAATCGACACCTACGTTTGGATCGTGTACCATGATACCAAGGAGGGTAGGGAGAAGTTGGTTGGGCATGTGAATGTGATTCGGTAG
- a CDS encoding NAD(P)H-dependent glycerol-3-phosphate dehydrogenase gives MTENASRKKRVGVLGGGSWATAIVKMLSNNLDTVHWWMRSEQSADHLRKFGHNPKYIQSIAFDMEQVQVSTNMQEVIDASDILIIAIPSAFLDSAVKQYKPQGLDQKILFSAIKGVIVEYDSIPARYLHKEFRTPYEQIGIIAGPCHAEEVASEKLSYLTLACPNLDIAAEMAELLQCRYIKTSISEDVFGTEISAVLKNVYAVAAGICHGLGYGDNFQSVLIANAIQEIKRFVDAIHEVHRDVKSSAYLGDLLVTGYSPYSRNRTFGTMVGKGYSVKGAMMEMNMVAEGYYAARGIHVMNEKFKVDIPIAEAVYRILYEKISPVIEMRLLADRLS, from the coding sequence ATGACCGAAAACGCATCGAGAAAGAAACGAGTTGGAGTATTAGGAGGCGGTAGCTGGGCAACGGCGATCGTCAAGATGCTCAGCAATAACCTTGATACGGTTCATTGGTGGATGCGTAGTGAGCAGTCTGCTGATCACCTGCGCAAGTTTGGTCATAACCCGAAGTATATTCAGAGTATCGCTTTTGATATGGAGCAGGTGCAAGTGAGCACCAATATGCAAGAAGTGATCGATGCTTCGGATATCTTGATCATTGCGATTCCTTCGGCGTTCCTGGATTCAGCGGTGAAACAATACAAGCCTCAAGGACTCGATCAGAAGATTCTTTTTAGTGCGATCAAAGGGGTGATTGTCGAGTATGATTCTATTCCAGCGCGCTACTTACACAAGGAGTTTAGAACCCCCTACGAACAGATCGGTATCATCGCGGGGCCATGTCACGCAGAAGAGGTGGCTAGTGAGAAGCTATCCTACCTGACTTTGGCTTGTCCGAACCTGGATATTGCGGCTGAGATGGCCGAATTGCTTCAATGCCGATACATCAAAACCAGCATTAGCGAAGATGTTTTCGGAACAGAGATTAGTGCTGTCCTGAAGAATGTATACGCTGTCGCAGCTGGGATTTGTCATGGCCTAGGTTACGGCGATAACTTCCAAAGTGTATTGATCGCGAATGCGATTCAGGAAATCAAGCGCTTCGTGGATGCGATTCACGAAGTACACCGCGATGTGAAGTCGAGCGCTTACCTCGGTGACCTTCTGGTAACGGGATATTCGCCCTACTCTCGTAACCGTACGTTCGGTACGATGGTCGGAAAGGGATACAGCGTGAAAGGCGCGATGATGGAGATGAACATGGTAGCAGAAGGCTACTACGCCGCACGTGGAATTCACGTGATGAACGAGAAGTTCAAAGTCGACATTCCTATCGCCGAAGCGGTGTATCGCATCCTGTATGAAAAGATCAGTCCAGTGATCGAAATGCGCTTGTTGGCGGATCGCCTCAGCTAA
- a CDS encoding VOC family protein: MITSNVYLTFKGNCREAFEFYRSVFGGDFEVINTFAEMPPQEGMPPMPDEHKSLIMHVTLPLGENSRIMGSDTTDFFSPDFTVGNNFAISIGHEDPSKGEAYFNALAEGGKVIMPYAKTFWGAYFGQCTDQFGIKWMVNCEIPAEERMSTSANAES; the protein is encoded by the coding sequence ATGATAACGTCAAACGTATACCTCACATTTAAAGGGAATTGCAGAGAGGCTTTTGAATTCTACCGTTCGGTTTTCGGGGGAGATTTCGAGGTCATCAACACCTTCGCTGAAATGCCTCCGCAAGAGGGCATGCCTCCCATGCCTGATGAACACAAGTCTTTGATCATGCACGTGACACTTCCACTCGGAGAGAATTCACGCATTATGGGAAGCGATACCACTGATTTCTTTAGTCCTGATTTCACCGTGGGTAACAACTTTGCGATTTCTATTGGTCATGAAGATCCTTCGAAAGGTGAAGCCTACTTCAACGCATTGGCTGAAGGAGGGAAGGTGATTATGCCTTACGCCAAAACCTTCTGGGGCGCTTACTTCGGACAGTGTACCGATCAATTTGGGATCAAGTGGATGGTCAACTGTGAGATCCCAGCAGAAGAAAGAATGTCTACATCAGCTAACGCCGAATCATGA
- a CDS encoding T9SS type A sorting domain-containing protein translates to MKYVINILLFCGSLHCFAQGFNQRYELGETGAFFSGIVEANNSFYLIGSAVYNQEQEAVMVEISQTGEFINEVPAIGPYYWLALWGNDWEIWDDELFVQTGFTLDSLGFHRAYIGFWNHQGEVVDTIFHYSPLFDPDDPEPLDQYRPTLMAIDEDQNIYTLSFIAAPYREISKFDQNGVKQWSTLIEDDPDWIADYYEGITYHDGIVYLGQDFIYGINLESGGNILRFDAETGAQLESIVNNANSPDGIFDMLVLDNGDLIIASGFTHPEQVWRAPGVGRINEAGDILWNRIFGDGEQGEHPEMKILVDNGDGTFTAAGNYAVVRDEPDEILGWIDRYGVLAKLDYDGNVVWSHTYSGVLTWFEINEINDMIATADGGYIFCGESRDSDVENPNFEAPAQRGWVVKVDEFGCVEPGCQYVNVEEIMLGLENTMSIAPNPSQGLVNLNFEFPQDFTPPNKSELRVYDLSGACVFAQQINSPSTLQINLQHLANGQYIMHWLTDQLLLDSISLVISK, encoded by the coding sequence TTGAAGTACGTCATTAACATCCTCCTATTCTGCGGTTCGCTCCATTGCTTTGCCCAAGGGTTTAATCAAAGGTATGAGCTTGGCGAAACTGGTGCTTTTTTCTCAGGAATTGTTGAGGCTAATAACTCGTTCTATCTCATTGGTTCCGCGGTCTATAACCAAGAACAAGAGGCGGTGATGGTGGAGATTAGTCAAACCGGAGAATTTATCAATGAAGTTCCTGCCATAGGACCTTATTATTGGCTCGCACTTTGGGGCAATGACTGGGAAATCTGGGATGACGAATTGTTTGTTCAAACGGGATTCACGCTAGATTCGCTGGGTTTTCACCGTGCATACATCGGTTTCTGGAATCATCAAGGTGAGGTCGTCGATACCATTTTTCATTATAGTCCGCTTTTTGATCCCGACGACCCAGAACCGTTAGATCAATATCGACCAACATTAATGGCGATCGACGAAGACCAGAACATTTACACCTTGAGTTTCATTGCCGCACCTTACAGGGAGATCTCAAAATTCGATCAAAATGGAGTGAAGCAATGGTCTACATTAATTGAAGACGACCCAGATTGGATTGCCGATTACTATGAGGGCATTACTTACCACGACGGAATTGTATACTTAGGACAGGACTTCATCTACGGCATCAACCTTGAATCAGGGGGTAATATTCTTCGTTTCGATGCGGAAACCGGTGCTCAACTGGAAAGTATTGTTAACAATGCCAATTCGCCCGATGGAATTTTTGACATGCTAGTTCTTGACAACGGAGATCTCATCATCGCCAGCGGATTTACCCATCCTGAACAAGTATGGCGCGCGCCTGGAGTGGGAAGGATAAACGAAGCCGGCGATATCCTCTGGAACCGAATTTTCGGTGATGGGGAACAAGGTGAACATCCTGAGATGAAGATTCTAGTAGATAATGGTGATGGTACCTTCACTGCCGCAGGGAACTATGCTGTTGTTCGAGATGAGCCCGATGAGATACTTGGGTGGATCGACCGCTATGGAGTCTTAGCAAAACTTGATTATGATGGCAACGTGGTGTGGTCACATACCTACAGCGGTGTCCTTACTTGGTTCGAAATAAACGAAATCAATGACATGATCGCGACTGCCGATGGAGGGTATATCTTCTGCGGAGAGTCTCGAGATTCAGATGTCGAAAACCCGAACTTTGAAGCTCCAGCACAACGAGGATGGGTGGTCAAAGTCGATGAATTCGGTTGTGTAGAACCAGGATGCCAATACGTGAACGTGGAGGAAATCATGCTAGGCCTTGAAAACACCATGTCTATCGCTCCCAACCCCAGCCAAGGCCTCGTGAACCTAAACTTTGAATTCCCACAAGACTTCACCCCTCCCAACAAATCAGAACTCCGAGTTTACGACCTCTCAGGAGCTTGTGTATTCGCACAACAAATCAACTCGCCAAGCACATTGCAAATCAACCTCCAACACCTGGCCAACGGGCAATACATCATGCACTGGCTAACAGATCAGCTCCTACTCGATTCTATCTCATTGGTGATCTCGAAATAG